Proteins encoded in a region of the Carassius carassius chromosome 49, fCarCar2.1, whole genome shotgun sequence genome:
- the tor4aa gene encoding torsin-4A has protein sequence MFQNHKPECFPKMGEQDPSDRLRGDQLKEMKENGTGSFSQFSSSVRAMVRIRQKYQAMKKRRLEIAAVSSQSFMSPRSSPKVFTFDNLPDTINSNPTSPRKRKKKRKARVLYPSSSLRAVPTKERSRAKKCLYLLCIIVFLQIYNAIENLDDHVLKYDLDGLEKTLKREVFGQQEVADSLLGHLHDYLSTYVHNKPLVLSLHGPTGVGKSHVGRLLAQHFRSVVGDDLVMQYFVLHHCPTDDDIPQCTKSLDSHVSDMVTQAEEQEKIPVFIFDEVEHMPRELLDTLQDLIHTQNNNEYLNAIYILISNLGHEDITKFVLQNSSVAVSGHLSLIQELNPWFRGYLERYHMLFLEADILPFMLLEKSHVLDCFIDEMSREGFYPDRSHVEKLAEELSYYIVGEREFSHTGCRQIVAKVNLL, from the coding sequence ATGGGAGAACAAGACCCCAGTGACAGGCTGAGAGGAGACCAGCTGAAAGAGATGAAGGAAAATGGCACTGGAAGTTTCTCCCAGTTCTCCTCAAGTGTGCGAGCCATGGTGCGCATTCGCCAGAAGTACCAGGCCATGAAGAAACGCCGTCTTGAGATAGCAGCGGTGTCGTCCCAGAGCTTTATGTCTCCACGGTCCAGCCCAAAGGTTTTCACCTTTGACAATCTTCCAGACACCATAAACTCAAATCCCACTTCCCCACGCAAGCGGAAGAAAAAGAGGAAGGCACGGGTTTTGTATCCAAGCAGCAGTTTGAGAGCTGTACCCACAAAAGAGAGAAGCCGTGCAAAGAAATGCCTTTACTTGCTGTGCATCATCgtatttttacaaatttacaaTGCCATTGAGAACTTGGATGACCATGTGCTTAAATATGATCTAGATGGACTGGAGAAAACCCTTAAAAGGGAAGTCTTTGGCCAACAAGAAGTTGCAGACAGTCTTCTGGGCCATTTGCATGATTATTTGTCAACTTATGTCCACAATAAGCCTTTAGTGTTGTCGCTTCACGGACCTACTGGAGTTGGGAAGAGCCACGTTGGCCGATTACTGGCTCAGCATTTCCGCTCAGTTGTTGGCGACGACTTGGTGATGCAGTACTTCGTTCTGCACCATTGCCCAACAGACGACgatatcccacaatgcaccaaATCTCTGGACTCTCACGTCTCGGATATGGTGACTCAGGCTGAGGAACAGGAAAAGATACCGGTCTTTATCTTCGATGAGGTGGAGCACATGCCCAGAGAGTTGCTGGACACACTGCAAGACCTGATTCATACCCAAAACAACAACGAGTACTTAAACGCCATCTACATTCTCATCAGCAACTTGGGACATGAAGACATCACCAAATTCGTTCTGCAAAACTCCAGCGTCGCCGTCTCAGGCCATCTGAGCTTGATTCAGGAACTGAACCCTTGGTTTCGAGGCTACCTTGAAAGATACCACATGCTATTTTTGGAGGCAGACATCCTGCCATTTATGCTTTTGGAGAAGAGCCACGTATTAGATTGTTTTATTGACGAGATGTCCAGGGAAGGCTTCTACCCTGATCGCTCCCACGTTGAAAAACTTGCTGAAGAACTATCATACTATATAGTTGGTGAACGGGAATTTTCTCACACCGGATGCAGGCAGATTGTGGCAAAAGTAAATCTTCTTTGA